In Pseudomonas asiatica, the following are encoded in one genomic region:
- a CDS encoding SCO family protein — translation MSGSWRFLLVLSLFAASIPFWPLQPQQPVAEEAETPWGADYFPNIPLLTQDGEKVHFFDDLIKDKVVAINFIFTGCSDSCPVETARLRQVQKILSDRVGKDIFLYSISIDPYNDTPATLKRYAEKFGIGPGWTLLTGEPADIEQLRRSLGLYIDGLENGRSKDHNLSLIIGNQATGRWMKASPFENPYILADRLGNSLHNWKQASAMANDYAQAPEVRAPSSGEQLFRTRCSSCHTLGNAEPGQPGIGPDLLGVTRQRDANWLTRWLKEPDQMLAQKDPLAMLLYEQYNRVAMPNMRLGDTEVSALMSYMEEETARLQTPLADKGNP, via the coding sequence ATGTCCGGTTCATGGCGTTTCCTGCTGGTGCTCTCGCTGTTCGCCGCCAGTATCCCGTTCTGGCCGTTGCAACCACAGCAACCCGTGGCCGAGGAAGCTGAAACTCCCTGGGGCGCCGATTACTTCCCCAACATCCCGCTGCTCACCCAGGACGGTGAGAAAGTGCATTTCTTCGACGACCTGATCAAGGACAAGGTGGTCGCCATCAACTTCATCTTCACCGGCTGCTCCGACTCCTGTCCGGTGGAAACCGCGCGCCTGCGCCAGGTGCAGAAAATCCTCAGTGACCGGGTCGGCAAGGACATCTTCCTCTACTCCATCAGCATCGACCCCTACAACGACACCCCCGCCACACTCAAGCGCTACGCCGAAAAGTTTGGTATCGGCCCCGGCTGGACGCTGCTCACCGGCGAGCCGGCCGATATCGAACAATTGCGCCGCAGCCTGGGTCTGTACATCGATGGCCTGGAAAACGGCCGCTCCAAGGACCACAACCTGAGCCTGATCATCGGCAACCAGGCCACCGGCCGCTGGATGAAGGCCTCGCCCTTCGAAAACCCGTACATTCTCGCCGACCGCCTGGGCAACAGCCTGCACAACTGGAAACAGGCCAGTGCCATGGCCAATGACTACGCCCAGGCTCCCGAGGTGCGCGCACCCAGCAGTGGCGAGCAACTCTTCCGTACCCGCTGCTCGTCCTGCCACACCCTGGGCAATGCCGAGCCAGGACAACCCGGCATCGGCCCCGACCTGCTCGGCGTGACCCGCCAGCGTGATGCCAACTGGCTGACCCGCTGGCTGAAGGAGCCCGACCAGATGCTGGCCCAGAAAGACCCCCTGGCCATGCTGCTGTACGAACAATACAACCGCGTGGCCATGCCCAACATGCGCCTGGGCGATACCGAAGTCAGCGCGCTGATGAGTTACATGGAGGAAGAAACTGCGCGCCTGCAGACGCCGCTGGCCGATAAGGGAAATCCTTAA
- a CDS encoding SMP-30/gluconolactonase/LRE family protein, whose protein sequence is MTLAEVGELRNRLKACRYVPVNVASTRADLGESLVWDEGSGALYFVDISGGRINRLTPDGQAECLYESAARIGALALTDQGNLIFTEDASVAIFDVSLRKVRRHSVSVHPRSTYRFNDGACDPQGRFVTGLMDDALSGNTGALFRFDGQLNDQVIHDDMALPTGLAWSRDGHTVYFVDSAARSIYRASYLAEGRLGAVTLFAETPAELGRPDGLALDRDGGLWVCQYHGSCLLRYDRHGHLTDQVLMPVPCPTSCCFGGEGMNTLFISTARLGMSAEDLHHYPDAGDLYAINPEIGGIARHTFKE, encoded by the coding sequence ATGACGCTGGCGGAGGTGGGCGAGTTGCGCAACCGCCTCAAGGCATGCCGCTACGTGCCAGTCAACGTCGCCAGCACCCGCGCCGACCTGGGCGAAAGCCTGGTCTGGGATGAAGGCAGCGGCGCGTTGTACTTTGTCGATATCTCCGGCGGGCGAATCAACCGCCTGACGCCTGATGGCCAGGCCGAGTGCCTGTACGAATCCGCGGCACGCATTGGTGCGCTGGCGCTGACCGACCAGGGCAACCTGATTTTCACCGAAGACGCCAGCGTGGCCATCTTCGACGTGTCGCTGCGCAAGGTGCGCCGGCATTCGGTGTCGGTTCACCCGCGGTCGACCTACCGTTTCAACGACGGCGCCTGCGACCCGCAGGGCCGATTCGTGACCGGGCTGATGGACGATGCCCTGAGCGGCAACACCGGGGCACTGTTCCGCTTTGACGGGCAGTTGAATGATCAGGTGATCCACGACGACATGGCGTTGCCCACCGGCCTGGCCTGGTCGCGGGACGGCCATACGGTGTACTTCGTGGACTCGGCGGCGCGCTCGATCTACCGCGCCAGTTACCTGGCCGAAGGCCGGCTTGGCGCGGTCACTCTGTTTGCCGAAACCCCTGCCGAACTGGGGCGGCCGGACGGCCTTGCGCTGGACCGTGACGGCGGCCTGTGGGTGTGCCAGTACCATGGCAGTTGCCTGTTACGCTATGACCGCCATGGCCACCTCACCGACCAGGTGCTGATGCCAGTGCCGTGCCCCACCAGTTGCTGCTTCGGTGGGGAGGGGATGAATACCTTGTTCATCAGCACCGCGCGCTTGGGCATGAGTGCTGAAGACTTGCACCATTACCCCGACGCTGGTGACCTGTATGCCATCAACCCGGAAATTGGCGGCATCGCCCGTCACACCTTCAAGGAATAA
- a CDS encoding Ig-like domain-containing protein: MKTPAVIHPARHAFQLSTVATLMLGFGLVTATAAPMDDNSMPPPTDPSAYTDQPTDPTQPLLDLYSMPEANQGSLELTDGVYGDRNTVSANNVLPPALQTGEKYPTNGKPSPLFGALPFTQQLLLFEEFGTERLDPTLPPPTLTFPVPTLGAAPAQDPNVVARSGPSGTALEAFLKQPGLYPFPTQYSNVLDRNPWKAQIEMFLNRQPVGSPAEGRPPGKGWSHQRWNEFYPQAGFKTAQAGARINLGLRDRKQLHNYAVGEFAPGGLYYQTSDIPNTLGTTKGIDTRFHPKMPLQNHKSLWTFDGTFPPKLLMVRYGQPILMRHYNALPIDPSANAGFGLHTLSTHEHNGHSPAESDGYANAYFFPGQYYDYRWPLQLAGYDTINTRAEDPRAAFPCSAGETLFVNDANPGLKTCQNGSIKIRGDWRETMSTHWFHDHMMDFTAQNVYKGNAVMMNYYSALDRGNEALQDGVNLRFPSGSGMPWGNRDYDVNLVIADKAWDANGQLWFNPFNTDGFLGDQILVNWQYRPTLKVRARSYRFRILNGSVSRYLKLAVVREIAGNSGEFKGPTGSNLSYARVPFHMIANDGNIMEHTVPFDGTMDLNGDGNLQDNNGVLPLQGIAERYDIIINFAKHGIKVGDKLYLVNLEEHQSGKGPEGTIALADVLSEKYKAVIKQTSNGPEWDNGDPAIGKFMQFVVQPYSGQDLSMDPVAYEPAKPGKAEGLKMLPLPIDRNSATDQAKLKDARHREFIFGRSDGTDTQPWTIKTDGSFGYSMDPRRINAAPQLAQQSTDGGFSGDGTLEVWKIINGGNGWSHPVHVHFEEGVILSRDGKAPPEWEKWARKDVYRIGPDTDSSKEVEMAIRFREFAGTYMEHCHNTQHEDSSMLLRWDLEHPGQFQVMPTPLPGWDGVEYVASVGLPTFRTEDHDNDDPTNKPPVAANDSAATTAGKQITLNVLANDTDPENNLPLTVVGLSQPDSGQGTTSTDGSTVTYVPPATVTTAFTASFNYTARDAKGAESVAPATVSIAVSPAAAVDQIQVTSATVQVRSGNRFTWDISGTTTVATGNSITVTAATTSGPLLLGTATLSTTTSGARWRLSTTTTGSGPATPATVTVKSALGQSVTAPVSIR, encoded by the coding sequence ATGAAAACACCTGCCGTTATCCACCCTGCAAGGCATGCATTCCAGCTGTCCACCGTCGCTACGCTGATGCTCGGCTTTGGGCTGGTCACGGCGACAGCGGCGCCCATGGACGACAACAGCATGCCCCCGCCGACCGACCCGTCGGCCTACACTGACCAGCCGACTGACCCGACCCAGCCCTTGCTGGACCTCTATAGCATGCCAGAGGCGAATCAAGGCTCACTCGAACTGACCGATGGCGTTTACGGTGACCGCAACACGGTAAGCGCAAACAACGTGTTGCCACCGGCCCTGCAAACCGGGGAAAAATACCCCACCAATGGCAAGCCAAGCCCGCTGTTCGGCGCGTTGCCGTTTACCCAGCAGTTACTGCTGTTCGAGGAATTCGGCACGGAAAGGCTCGACCCCACGCTGCCGCCGCCCACTCTGACCTTCCCGGTGCCGACCCTGGGCGCGGCACCAGCGCAGGACCCCAACGTGGTGGCCCGCAGCGGCCCCAGCGGTACAGCCCTGGAAGCCTTCCTCAAACAGCCGGGCCTGTACCCCTTCCCGACCCAGTATTCCAACGTGCTCGACCGCAACCCATGGAAGGCGCAGATCGAGATGTTCCTCAACCGCCAACCGGTCGGTTCGCCTGCGGAAGGCCGGCCACCAGGAAAAGGCTGGTCGCACCAGCGCTGGAACGAGTTCTACCCGCAGGCGGGGTTCAAGACCGCCCAGGCCGGTGCGCGCATCAACCTCGGCCTGCGTGACCGCAAGCAGCTGCACAACTATGCAGTTGGCGAGTTCGCCCCGGGCGGCCTGTACTACCAGACTTCCGATATCCCGAACACACTGGGCACCACCAAGGGCATCGACACCCGCTTCCACCCGAAGATGCCGCTGCAAAACCACAAGTCGCTATGGACCTTCGACGGCACCTTTCCGCCCAAGCTGCTGATGGTGCGCTATGGCCAACCGATCCTGATGCGCCATTACAACGCGTTGCCGATCGACCCCTCGGCCAACGCCGGGTTTGGCCTGCACACCCTTTCGACCCATGAGCACAACGGCCACTCCCCGGCCGAGAGCGATGGCTATGCAAACGCCTACTTCTTCCCGGGGCAGTACTACGATTACCGCTGGCCGCTGCAACTGGCTGGGTATGACACCATCAACACCCGTGCCGAAGACCCACGCGCTGCGTTCCCTTGCTCGGCGGGCGAAACCTTGTTCGTCAACGATGCCAACCCCGGCCTGAAAACCTGCCAGAACGGCAGCATCAAGATTCGTGGTGACTGGCGCGAAACCATGAGCACCCACTGGTTCCACGACCACATGATGGATTTCACGGCGCAGAACGTCTACAAGGGCAACGCCGTGATGATGAACTACTACAGCGCCCTGGACCGCGGCAACGAGGCCCTGCAGGATGGCGTCAACCTGCGTTTCCCCAGTGGCTCGGGCATGCCGTGGGGTAACCGCGACTACGACGTCAACCTGGTGATCGCCGACAAGGCCTGGGATGCCAACGGCCAGCTGTGGTTCAACCCGTTCAACACCGATGGCTTCCTCGGCGACCAGATCCTGGTCAACTGGCAGTACCGGCCAACGCTCAAGGTACGCGCGCGCAGCTACCGCTTCCGTATCCTCAATGGCTCGGTGTCGCGCTACCTGAAGCTTGCCGTCGTGCGGGAGATCGCCGGCAACAGCGGCGAGTTCAAAGGCCCTACCGGCTCCAACCTTTCATACGCGCGGGTACCGTTCCACATGATCGCCAACGACGGCAACATCATGGAACACACCGTGCCGTTCGACGGCACCATGGACCTCAACGGTGACGGCAACCTGCAGGACAACAACGGCGTCCTGCCGCTGCAGGGTATCGCCGAACGCTACGACATCATCATCAACTTCGCCAAACACGGCATCAAGGTCGGCGACAAGCTGTACCTGGTCAACCTGGAGGAACATCAGAGCGGCAAGGGCCCGGAGGGTACCATTGCCCTGGCCGATGTGCTGTCGGAAAAATACAAGGCGGTAATCAAGCAGACCAGCAATGGGCCTGAGTGGGACAACGGCGACCCGGCGATCGGCAAGTTCATGCAGTTCGTGGTTCAGCCCTACAGCGGCCAGGACCTGAGCATGGACCCGGTTGCCTATGAGCCGGCCAAACCGGGCAAGGCCGAAGGCCTGAAAATGCTGCCGCTGCCGATAGACCGTAATTCGGCCACCGACCAGGCCAAGCTCAAGGATGCCCGCCATCGCGAGTTTATCTTCGGCCGCTCGGACGGTACCGACACCCAGCCCTGGACCATCAAGACAGATGGCAGCTTTGGCTACTCCATGGACCCACGTCGCATCAACGCGGCGCCACAGTTGGCCCAGCAGTCTACCGACGGCGGTTTCAGCGGCGACGGCACATTGGAAGTGTGGAAGATCATCAATGGCGGCAATGGCTGGAGCCACCCGGTGCATGTGCACTTCGAGGAAGGCGTGATCCTCAGTCGCGACGGCAAGGCCCCGCCAGAATGGGAAAAATGGGCGCGCAAGGACGTGTATCGCATAGGGCCGGATACCGACTCGTCCAAAGAGGTGGAAATGGCCATCCGCTTCCGCGAATTCGCCGGTACCTACATGGAACATTGCCACAACACCCAGCATGAAGACTCGTCGATGCTGCTGCGCTGGGACCTGGAACACCCAGGCCAGTTCCAGGTGATGCCGACCCCACTACCGGGTTGGGATGGCGTGGAGTACGTGGCTTCGGTTGGGCTGCCGACCTTCCGCACCGAAGACCATGATAACGACGACCCGACCAACAAACCGCCGGTTGCGGCCAACGACAGCGCGGCTACCACGGCCGGCAAGCAGATCACCTTGAACGTGCTGGCCAACGACACCGACCCGGAAAACAACCTGCCGTTGACCGTAGTCGGCCTCAGCCAGCCGGACTCCGGCCAGGGCACTACCAGTACCGACGGCAGCACGGTCACCTACGTCCCACCGGCCACGGTAACCACAGCGTTCACCGCCAGCTTCAACTACACGGCTCGTGACGCCAAGGGCGCCGAATCGGTGGCCCCGGCCACGGTCAGCATTGCGGTGAGCCCGGCAGCGGCGGTCGACCAGATCCAGGTCACCAGTGCCACGGTGCAGGTGCGCAGCGGCAACCGCTTTACCTGGGATATTTCGGGCACCACCACGGTGGCCACCGGCAACAGCATCACCGTGACTGCGGCAACCACCAGTGGCCCGCTGCTGCTGGGTACGGCCACGCTGAGTACCACTACCAGCGGCGCCCGTTGGCGCTTGTCAACCACAACCACCGGCAGCGGCCCGGCCACACCGGCGACCGTGACCGTGAAATCGGCGCTGGGGCAGAGCGTGACGGCGCCAGTCAGCATCAGGTAA
- a CDS encoding sugar diacid recognition domain-containing protein, translated as MFELDHDLAQDIVDRAMAILPCNVNVMDSQGLILGSGEPERINTRHEGAQLVLANGRIVELDTDAAKCLKGVQPGVNLPLMLDGRLMGVLGLTGDPQQVRTYGELVRMTAEMLLAQRHLQADQQWRRQRCDDLLALLLGGSGDSPRLLDEARQLGLKPQLPRVPCLFELASGPAAETLAAWLMSRYPDSWCVSPARQSLLWCRPAGVALDEPRLLERLQRHGWDVERLALGSVAQSLEQLRRGYRRVRDLLAYGREVLPGERLLSLQRYRLPALLWRHRNDDALDELLEPLQRIRSKDSSGQLLTTLRAWCAHDGQSQACADALGIHRNSLRYRLERIAELGEVDPLRMEGMLSLYLGLQLLPAD; from the coding sequence ATGTTCGAACTCGACCATGACCTGGCGCAGGATATCGTTGACCGCGCGATGGCCATTCTGCCATGCAACGTCAATGTCATGGACAGCCAGGGGTTGATCCTCGGCAGTGGCGAACCTGAGCGTATCAACACCCGCCACGAGGGTGCGCAACTGGTGCTGGCCAACGGCCGCATCGTCGAACTGGATACGGACGCTGCCAAGTGCCTCAAGGGCGTGCAGCCTGGGGTGAACCTGCCGCTGATGCTGGATGGCCGATTGATGGGCGTACTCGGCTTGACCGGTGACCCGCAACAAGTGCGCACCTATGGCGAGCTGGTGCGCATGACCGCCGAAATGCTGCTGGCCCAGCGCCATTTGCAGGCCGACCAGCAATGGCGACGGCAGCGCTGTGACGATTTGCTGGCCCTGCTGCTGGGCGGCAGCGGCGATTCCCCCCGGTTGCTCGACGAGGCCCGGCAACTGGGCCTCAAGCCCCAGCTGCCGCGGGTACCGTGCCTGTTCGAGCTGGCCTCGGGGCCAGCCGCCGAAACCCTGGCGGCATGGTTGATGAGCCGCTACCCGGACAGTTGGTGCGTAAGCCCGGCCCGCCAGTCGTTGTTGTGGTGTCGCCCGGCAGGTGTGGCGCTGGACGAACCTCGCCTGCTGGAACGCCTGCAGCGCCATGGCTGGGACGTGGAGCGGCTGGCCCTGGGCAGTGTCGCGCAAAGCCTGGAGCAACTGCGCCGGGGTTATCGCCGGGTGCGCGATCTGTTGGCCTATGGGCGCGAGGTACTGCCCGGCGAGCGCTTGCTCAGCCTGCAGCGCTACCGGTTGCCGGCATTGTTGTGGCGGCATCGCAACGATGATGCGCTGGATGAATTGCTGGAGCCGTTGCAACGTATTCGCAGCAAGGACAGCAGCGGGCAATTGCTCACCACCCTGCGCGCCTGGTGTGCCCATGACGGCCAGAGCCAGGCCTGTGCCGATGCCCTGGGCATCCACCGCAACAGCTTGCGCTACCGCCTGGAGCGGATTGCCGAGCTGGGCGAGGTCGACCCGCTGCGCATGGAAGGGATGCTTAGCCTGTACCTGGGGTTGCAGCTGCTGCCTGCCGACTGA
- a CDS encoding glycerate kinase, whose amino-acid sequence MKIVIAPDSFKDSLDAAGVARAIAAGLAEAWPEAELVECPMADGGEGTMDAILAASHGELRRQTVRGPLGQSVEAGWGWLPQSRTAIIEMAQASGLQLVPTGRRDACRSSTWGTGELIAAALAAGAQRVVLAIGGSATNDAGSGMLRALGLRLLDADGQALEQGGLALAKLARIDASGLDPRLAEVQFEVAADVDNPLCGANGASAIFGPQKGANPQQVQALDQALGHFADHCAQLLGEDVRDYPGCGAAGGMGFAARAFMGAQFRPGVEVVAELAGLDAMVQGADLVVTGEGRFDAQTLRGKTPMGVARVAKRHGVPVVVLAGTLGEGYQQLYAHGVDAAFALASGPMSLEQACANAAELLRARACDIGRLWRCATRT is encoded by the coding sequence ATGAAGATCGTCATTGCCCCCGACTCGTTCAAGGACAGCCTCGACGCCGCCGGTGTCGCTCGCGCCATCGCGGCGGGCCTGGCCGAGGCCTGGCCGGAGGCCGAGCTGGTCGAGTGCCCGATGGCCGACGGTGGCGAAGGCACCATGGATGCGATTCTTGCCGCCAGCCACGGCGAGCTGCGTCGTCAGACGGTACGCGGGCCGTTGGGGCAAAGCGTGGAGGCGGGCTGGGGCTGGCTGCCGCAAAGCCGCACGGCGATCATCGAAATGGCCCAGGCCAGTGGCCTGCAACTGGTGCCCACTGGCCGCCGCGATGCCTGCCGCAGCAGCACCTGGGGTACCGGCGAGCTGATTGCCGCCGCCCTGGCCGCGGGCGCGCAAAGGGTAGTGCTGGCTATCGGTGGCAGTGCCACCAACGACGCGGGTAGCGGCATGTTGCGGGCGCTGGGCCTGCGCCTGCTGGACGCCGACGGGCAAGCACTGGAACAGGGCGGCCTGGCCTTGGCCAAGCTGGCCCGCATCGATGCCAGCGGCCTCGACCCGCGCCTGGCCGAGGTGCAGTTCGAAGTCGCGGCAGACGTCGACAACCCGCTGTGTGGCGCCAACGGCGCATCGGCAATCTTCGGCCCGCAGAAGGGCGCCAACCCACAGCAGGTGCAGGCGCTGGACCAGGCCCTGGGGCATTTTGCCGACCATTGTGCGCAACTGCTGGGTGAGGATGTGCGGGACTACCCAGGCTGTGGCGCTGCTGGTGGCATGGGGTTCGCAGCCCGGGCCTTCATGGGCGCGCAGTTCCGCCCTGGGGTGGAAGTGGTGGCCGAACTGGCCGGCCTGGATGCCATGGTGCAAGGTGCAGACCTGGTAGTGACCGGCGAAGGGCGCTTCGACGCCCAGACCTTGCGTGGCAAGACGCCGATGGGGGTGGCTCGGGTTGCCAAGCGCCATGGGGTGCCGGTGGTGGTGCTGGCCGGCACCTTGGGTGAAGGCTACCAGCAGCTGTATGCCCATGGCGTCGACGCTGCCTTTGCCTTGGCCAGCGGGCCGATGAGCCTGGAGCAGGCTTGTGCCAATGCTGCTGAGCTGCTGCGGGCGCGGGCTTGTGATATCGGGCGGCTGTGGCGCTGCGCAACGCGAACTTGA
- a CDS encoding site-specific integrase: protein MTDIERYLRAATRDNTRRSYQAAIEHFETHWGGFLPATAESIARYLADHADQHAVSTLRQRLAALSQWHVAQGFPDPTKAPLVRQVLRGIRTLHPTPPRQAAPLLLQHLQSAVQCFEEEARQAREQHDLASLRRARRDAALLLLGFWRGFRGDELARLRVEHIQAEAGVGITLFLPRSKGDREALGVQHRTPALKALCPVTAYLQWLEVAGIAHGPVFRKLDRWGNLGDTALNSNSLVGLLRRMLERAGVPAALYTGHSLRRGFATWATANGWELKALMSYVGWKDAKSALRYIDAAQRFGELAVLPASQAQKLIP, encoded by the coding sequence ATGACCGACATCGAGCGCTACCTCCGCGCCGCCACCCGTGACAACACCCGGCGCAGCTACCAGGCCGCCATCGAGCATTTCGAAACCCACTGGGGCGGTTTTCTCCCGGCCACGGCCGAGAGCATCGCCCGCTACCTGGCCGACCACGCCGACCAACATGCCGTCAGCACCCTGCGCCAGCGCCTGGCGGCGCTCAGCCAATGGCACGTCGCCCAAGGTTTCCCCGACCCGACCAAGGCGCCGCTGGTGCGCCAGGTGCTGCGCGGCATCCGCACCTTGCACCCGACACCGCCCAGGCAGGCGGCGCCGCTGTTGCTGCAGCACCTGCAAAGCGCAGTGCAATGCTTCGAAGAAGAAGCCCGTCAGGCCCGCGAACAGCATGACCTGGCCTCCCTGCGCCGGGCGCGTCGCGACGCTGCGCTGCTATTGCTGGGCTTCTGGCGCGGTTTTCGGGGTGATGAACTGGCTCGCCTGCGCGTGGAGCACATCCAGGCCGAGGCCGGCGTCGGTATCACCCTGTTCCTGCCACGCAGCAAGGGCGACCGCGAAGCCCTGGGCGTACAGCATCGCACCCCGGCCCTCAAGGCCTTGTGCCCGGTCACGGCCTACCTGCAATGGCTGGAAGTCGCCGGCATCGCCCATGGGCCGGTGTTCCGCAAGCTCGACCGCTGGGGCAACCTCGGCGACACCGCGCTCAACAGCAACAGCCTGGTCGGCCTGCTGCGGCGCATGCTGGAGCGCGCCGGGGTACCGGCGGCGCTGTATACCGGGCACTCGCTGCGCCGAGGTTTTGCCACCTGGGCCACGGCCAACGGTTGGGAGCTGAAGGCGCTGATGAGCTATGTGGGCTGGAAAGACGCGAAGTCGGCGTTGCGCTACATCGACGCGGCGCAGCGCTTTGGCGAACTGGCCGTGCTACCGGCCAGCCAGGCGCAAAAGCTTATTCCTTGA
- a CDS encoding putative bifunctional diguanylate cyclase/phosphodiesterase yields MIRRSLSSASLLRLLILMLCAATLAFVWGLHVSQKVAARQDALSAKAAEHLNLASIVGESLRQLVDRAQAVGRVAQDDMKMLSQGSVSLARMLAEDPVFKRMSLYDRQGRLLSASHADEAAELPEDWLRQLQRHVARYGFKPFLPSVQPPGQATTVPNRHLPFLLPLTNLPGREIDNILVVQLDIGYLAVLLQHIDLGGSGLVRLLQDDGLERVRIDSSGVVAGDALLPGLPDSGSEAGMLTQYAAGAPYQSLYRRLPERGFSVVVSQRQDEILAPSTLAYSRQFWLNLSMTLMILASLLWTLRLLRKRQEAFSALEQAQQVNQQLIDRLEDEHRRSSHAAATDHLSGLHNRRQFVEVAGQVLTRQRGKRRLMAILFIDMDRFKSINDSLGHKIGDLLLQAVAGRIQRLLEPGDEASRFGGDEFVVLLAGERSEEQINAWVRVLVQKLSATYALDGQEVNTSPSVGVSICPRDGQDIDSLIRSADAAMYSAKQAGRAQYRFFDPSLNLADIHAFTLEQAFGSALAERQFVLHYQPQIRLDTQQVLGYEALVRWDHPEFGLLYPDRFIDLAERSGFIVELGWEVLRLACEALSGWDAQGRKTRLAVNVSALQLRQADFAARLLSELQQYAIAPQRLELEITETTILDPEGTAVAHLHTLRDAGLGISLDDFGRGYAGFAHLHSLPLSKLKIDRSLIAPLSNSHDDSPIVSSTIILAKRLGLEVVAEGVETREQVVCLKLAGCDIAQGYHFSRPLSPAQLRDYPLFNGVEDKACV; encoded by the coding sequence GTGATTCGCCGTTCGCTTTCATCCGCCAGCCTTCTGCGGCTGCTGATCCTGATGCTCTGTGCAGCCACCCTGGCCTTTGTCTGGGGACTGCATGTTTCGCAGAAGGTTGCCGCCCGCCAGGACGCGCTGTCGGCCAAGGCCGCCGAGCACCTGAACCTGGCCAGTATCGTTGGCGAAAGCCTGCGCCAGTTGGTGGATCGCGCCCAGGCCGTGGGCCGGGTCGCCCAGGACGACATGAAGATGCTGAGCCAGGGCAGCGTCAGCCTGGCGCGCATGCTTGCCGAAGACCCGGTATTCAAGCGCATGAGCCTGTACGACCGGCAAGGCCGGCTGTTGTCGGCCAGCCATGCCGACGAGGCCGCCGAGCTACCCGAAGACTGGCTGCGCCAGCTGCAGCGGCACGTTGCCCGCTACGGTTTCAAACCGTTCCTGCCCAGCGTGCAGCCCCCCGGGCAAGCGACCACCGTGCCCAACCGGCACCTGCCCTTCCTGCTACCGCTGACCAACCTGCCGGGTCGCGAAATCGACAATATCCTGGTGGTGCAGCTGGACATCGGCTACCTGGCGGTGCTGCTGCAGCACATCGACCTGGGCGGCAGCGGGCTGGTGCGCCTGCTGCAGGATGACGGCCTGGAGCGGGTGCGCATCGATAGCAGCGGCGTGGTGGCCGGTGACGCACTGCTGCCCGGGCTGCCGGACAGCGGCAGTGAAGCAGGCATGCTGACCCAGTACGCGGCCGGCGCCCCCTACCAGAGCCTGTACCGGCGCCTGCCCGAGCGGGGTTTCAGCGTGGTGGTCAGCCAGCGCCAGGACGAAATCCTCGCGCCCTCGACGCTTGCCTATTCCCGGCAGTTCTGGTTGAACCTGAGCATGACCCTGATGATCCTCGCCAGCCTGCTGTGGACCTTGCGCCTGTTGCGCAAGCGCCAGGAGGCCTTCAGCGCGCTGGAACAGGCACAGCAGGTCAACCAGCAGTTGATCGACCGCCTCGAGGACGAACACCGGCGCAGCAGCCATGCCGCGGCCACCGACCACCTCAGCGGCCTGCACAACCGCCGCCAGTTCGTCGAGGTGGCTGGCCAGGTGCTGACCCGGCAACGCGGCAAGCGCCGGCTGATGGCGATCCTGTTCATCGACATGGACCGCTTCAAGTCGATCAACGACTCGCTCGGGCACAAGATCGGCGACCTGCTGCTGCAGGCCGTTGCCGGGCGTATCCAGCGCCTGCTGGAGCCCGGCGACGAGGCTTCGCGCTTTGGTGGCGACGAGTTCGTGGTGCTGCTGGCCGGCGAGCGCAGCGAGGAGCAGATCAATGCCTGGGTCCGCGTACTGGTGCAGAAGCTGTCGGCCACCTATGCGCTGGACGGCCAGGAGGTCAACACCAGCCCCAGCGTGGGCGTGAGTATCTGCCCGCGCGACGGCCAGGACATCGACAGCCTGATCCGCAGTGCCGATGCCGCAATGTACTCGGCCAAGCAGGCCGGGCGCGCGCAGTACCGTTTCTTCGACCCGTCGCTGAACCTGGCCGACATCCACGCCTTCACCCTCGAACAGGCCTTCGGCAGCGCCCTGGCCGAGCGCCAGTTCGTGCTGCACTACCAGCCACAGATCCGCCTCGACACCCAGCAGGTGCTGGGCTACGAAGCGCTGGTGCGTTGGGACCACCCCGAGTTCGGCCTGCTGTACCCTGACCGGTTCATTGACCTGGCCGAACGCAGCGGCTTCATTGTCGAGCTGGGCTGGGAGGTGTTGCGCCTGGCCTGCGAGGCCCTGTCGGGTTGGGACGCCCAAGGCCGGAAGACGCGGCTGGCGGTCAATGTATCTGCGCTGCAGCTACGCCAGGCAGACTTCGCTGCACGGCTACTGAGCGAACTGCAGCAGTACGCCATCGCCCCGCAGCGGCTGGAGCTGGAAATCACCGAAACCACCATCCTCGACCCCGAAGGCACGGCGGTGGCGCACCTGCACACCCTGCGCGACGCCGGGCTGGGCATCAGCCTGGACGATTTCGGCCGCGGCTACGCCGGTTTTGCCCACCTGCATTCGCTGCCACTGAGCAAGCTGAAGATCGACCGCTCGCTGATTGCGCCTCTGTCCAACAGCCACGACGACAGCCCGATCGTATCGTCCACCATCATCCTTGCCAAACGCCTGGGCCTGGAAGTGGTGGCCGAAGGCGTGGAAACCCGCGAACAAGTGGTGTGCCTGAAGCTTGCCGGCTGCGATATCGCCCAGGGCTACCACTTCAGCCGGCCGCTGTCACCGGCGCAGCTGCGTGACTACCCGCTCTTCAACGGTGTCGAGGACAAGGCCTGCGTGTAA